Proteins encoded in a region of the Diospyros lotus cultivar Yz01 chromosome 9, ASM1463336v1, whole genome shotgun sequence genome:
- the LOC127810071 gene encoding 2-hydroxyacyl-CoA lyase encodes MADGSHQALSKPDNSPPPLDGNAMVAKALARAGVDRMFGVVGIPVTSVATRAVAMGIRFIAFHNEQSAGYAASAYGYLTGRPGVLLTVSGPGCVHGLAGLSNAAVNAWPMVLISGSCDQKDFGRGDFQELDQIATVKPFSKFSAKPTSIKEIPSCVFQVLGHAVSGRPGGCYLDLPSDVLHETITESEAEKLLLEAESGWPQPNAIGTVGCSEIEAAVSLLRHAERPLIVFGKGAAFARAENGLRKFVESTGIPFLPTPMGKGLLPDTHELAATAARSLAIGKCDVALVVGARLNWLLHFGEPPKWSKDVKFILVDISKEEIEMRNPCLGLVGDAAKIMEMINKEIKNDPFCLGKSHPWVEAISKKSKENVSRMEAQLAKDVVPFNFLTPMRIIRDAILGVGSPAPILVSEGANTMDVGRSVLIQTEPRTRLDAGTWGTMGVGLGYCIAAAVASPDRLVVAVEGDSGFGFSAMEVETLVRYKLPVVIIVFNNGGVYGGDRRSSEEITGLYKDDPAPTSFVPDAAYHKLIEAFGGHGYLVGTPSELQSALAESFSARKPAVINVIIDPYAGSESGRMQHKN; translated from the exons ATGGCGGATGGCAGCCACCAAGCGCTTAGCAAGCCGGACAATTCGCCGCCGCCACTCGACGGCAACGCGATGGTGGCGAAGGCCCTGGCGCGCGCCGGCGTGGATCGGATGTTCGGTGTGGTGGGGATTCCGGTGACCTCCGTGGCCACCCGCGCCGTCGCCATGGGCATCCGCTTCATCGCCTTCCATAACGAGCAGTCCGCCGGATACGCCGCCTCCGCCTACGGGTACCTCACTGGCCGCCCTGGCGTACTTCTCACCGTCTCCGGCCCCGGCTGCGTCCACGGCTTAGCAGGCCTCTCGAACGCCGCCGTTAACGCCTGGCCGATGGTCCTGATCTCCGGCTCCTGCGATCAGAAAGATTTCGGCCGCGGCGACTTCCAGGAGCTGGATCAGATTGCCACCGTGAAGCCGTTCTCCAAATTCTCCGCCAAACCCACGAGTATTAAAGAAATCCCTAGTTGCGTGTTCCAAGTTCTAGGTCATGCTGTCTCGGGTCGGCCCGGTGGGTGTTACTTGGACCTTCCGTCCGACGTACTTCACGAAACGATCACCGAATCTGAAGCCGAGAAGTTGCTTCTTGAAGCTGAGAGTGGTTGGCCACAACCGAATGCGATTGGAACTGTTGGCTGTTCCGAGATTGAGGCGGCGGTCTCGTTGCTCCGTCACGCTGAGCGGCCGTTGATTGTGTTCGGCAAAGGTGCTGCGTTTGCTAGGGCTGAGAATGGACTGAGGAAATTTGTGGAGAGTACTGGGATTCCGTTCTTGCCCACTCCAATGGGCAAGGGTTTGTTGCCGGACACCCACGAGCTCGCTGCCACGGCGGCAAGGTCGCTGGCAATCGGCAAATGCGACGTGGCGCTGGTAGTTGGTGCCCGGCTCAATTGGCTGTTACATTTTGGCGAGCCACCAAAGTGGTCCAAGGATGTGAAATTTATCTTGGTTGATATAAGCAAGGAAGAGATTGAGATGCGAAATCCGTGTTTGGGATTGGTTGGTGATGCAGCAAAGATTATGGAGATGATCAATAAGGAGATTAAAAACGATCCTTTTTGTTTGGGGAAGTCTCATCCTTGGGTTGAAGCTATatcaaagaaatcaaaagagaaTGTGTCCAGAATGGAGGCTCAGTTGGCTAAGGATGTTGTGCCCTTCAATTTTCTGACGCCAATGAGGATTATTAGAGATGCGATTCTAGGTGTGGGTAGTCCTGCTCCTATATTGGTCTCGGAAGGTGCCAATACTATGGATGTTGGCCGCTCTGTTTTGATTCAAACTGAGCCGAGGACTAGGCTGGATGCAGGTACATGGGGAACAATGGGGGTTGGTCTGGGCTACTGCATTGCTGCAGCTGTGGCTTCACCTGACCGGCTAGTGGTTGCTGTTGAAGGGGACTCTGGTTTTGGTTTTAGCGCCATGGAAGTGGAG ACATTGGTACGATATAAGTTGCCCGTGGTGATCATCGTTTTCAACAACGGTGGCGTATATGGCGGTGACCGGAGAAGCAGTGAAGAAATCACTGGGCTTTACAAGGACGATCCAGCACCAACGTCTTTTGTCCCCGATGCAGCATATCATAAACTCATCGAAGCTTTTGGGGGCCACGGTTATCTTGTTGGGACACCGAGCGAACTCCAGTCTGCCCTCGCTGAATCCTTTTCTGCCCGGAAGCCAGCTGTGATAAACGTCATAATCGATCCATATGCCGGTTCAGAAAGCGGGAGGATGCAGCACAAGAACTGA